TCAAGGTGGCTCGGGTTTGAGGCGAGGGTGAGGTGAATCTTCTTCTCCCCCGGCAGGGTGAGTTCGGTGGCGTACCCTATGTGGTACTTCACGTCCCCCTCGCCGACGATCCCAAACTCGCGGTTGTCCACGAACTGGGCGAAAATCGTCTCGTAGTGCATGTTGAAGACGTTGGCAAGGACGTTCAGACGCCCGCGGTGCGCCATCCCCACGACCATGTCGGTGATCCCCAGCGTGGTGCAGGAGTAGACCAGGTGGTCCAGCATCGGTATGAGGACGTCCCCCCCTTCCAGGGAGAAGCGGGTCTGGCCGGGATATCTTTTGTGGATCGTCCGCTCGAAGATCGCGGCCTGCTTCAGCTTGTTGAGAATCCTCAGCCGCTGCTCCGGCGTGAATACCGACCGGTTCCCCACCGGCTCCATCCGGTCGATGAGCCACTGGCGCTCGTCAGGATCCTGGATGTGCATGAACTCCACCCCGATAGAGCCGCAGTAGGTCGTGCGCAGCACCTGCACTATCTCCTTCAGCGTGGCGCTCTGCTTGAAGAACCGGCGGGTGTGGAAGGTCTTTTCCACGTCCTCGTTGTCCAGCCCGAATGCGGAGAGGGAAAGGAGGGGGTGCTCCAGAATGCACGGCGAGAGGGGATCGGTGCAGGCGAGCAGATGGCCGATGTCGCGGTAGCGGTAGATGAGGGACTGGACGGCGGAATGCTTCAGCGCGTCGTCACGGGTCAGCGGCGCCCCTTCCGGAGCGGGCGTGACGGCGCCGAACTCGAAGCCGGCGAAAAAAAGGCGCCAGTCCTCGGGAACGGAGTCCGGCGCGCTCTTCCAGAGCCTGTACTGGTGCTCGATCCAGGCTGGGCTTACGTTATCCAGCATCCCCATCGTCTACTCCTTGTTATTGAACCGTAGGAACTATAGCAGACGACATTGAGCTTTCAAGGCACGTCCCTTCTGGCTTCGCGCGGATTCGCCCCTTCTTTTGAGGTGCGTGCGGAGAGGGAAATGGCGGGGAGAAAGAGAGGAAAGGTGTGCTAGAGAGAGCGGGCTGTCGCCACTCCGAGCCAGGTGCAGGCGAGGCAGGCAACGACGCTGAGGAGCATGTTGAAGAAGGCCACCACGAACTGCCCCTCCTCGAGGAGGCGGAAGCTTTCGAGGCTGAAGGTGGAGAATGTGGTAAGCCCGCCCAGGAAACCGACTGTGACAGCTACGCGCAGGACGGGGGGCACGAGGGCGCTGCGCATGGAGAACTCCATGATGAGCCCTATGAGGAACGCTCCGACGATGTTGACGACGAGGGTGCCGTAAGGGAAGGCGTTGCCGCAGATCTTGTAGACCCAGCCTGAGAGGAAATAGCGTGAGAGGCACCCGATGGCGCCGAGTGCGGCTATGCACAGGACCTGTTGCATGGAGACGTCCTTCCCTTACCGGCTCCTCAGAAGGCCCACCCGAATCTCACC
The DNA window shown above is from Geomonas sp. RF6 and carries:
- the crcB gene encoding fluoride efflux transporter CrcB, encoding MQQVLCIAALGAIGCLSRYFLSGWVYKICGNAFPYGTLVVNIVGAFLIGLIMEFSMRSALVPPVLRVAVTVGFLGGLTTFSTFSLESFRLLEEGQFVVAFFNMLLSVVACLACTWLGVATARSL